A stretch of the Alnus glutinosa chromosome 6, dhAlnGlut1.1, whole genome shotgun sequence genome encodes the following:
- the LOC133870044 gene encoding superoxide dismutase [Fe], chloroplastic: MVVASSASTWPTCALLPRQGLRGIPGTPRTLRWTNKERRCKRKSGPAITAKFDLKPPPYPLNALEPHMSKETLEYHWGKHHRGYVENLNNQIVGTELDGMSLEDVIVISYNKGDILPTFNNAAQIWNHDFFWESMKPGGGRKPVGDLLELIERDFGSFEKFVQEFKSAAATQFGSGWAWLAYKANRLDVGNAVNPRPSEEDNKLVIVKTPNAVNPLVLDYSPLLTIDVWEHAYYLDFQNRRPDYISLFMEKLVSWEAVSSRLEIAKARASEREQEEERKKRDQEEKKAEKESVEMYVDSVTDDSEAE; this comes from the exons ATGGTAGTAGCATCCTCTGCCTCTACCTGGCCAACGTGCGCCCTTCTTCCTCGCCAAG GGCTTCGTGGAATTCCGGGAACACCTCGTACCCTCCGATGGACAAACAAAGAG CGACGTTGTAAGAGGAAAAGTGGGCCGGCAATTACTGCAAAATTTGATCTCAAGCCTCCTCCATATCCACTG AATGCTTTGGAGCCACATATGAGCAAGGAGACCCTGGAGTATCATTGGGGGAAGCACCACAGGGgctatgtggagaatctaaacAATCAAATTGTAGGAACAGAGCTAGACGGGATGTCATTGGAAGATGTCATAGTTATTTCATATAATAAAGGTGATATTCTTCCAACTTTCAACAATGCAGCACAG ATTTGGAACCATGACTTCTTTTGGGAGTCCATGAAGCCAGGCGGTGGAAGAAAGCCAGTTGGGGATCTTCTAGAACTGATTGAAAGGGATTTTGGgtcttttgaaaaatttgtgCAAGAGTTCAAGTCAGCTGCAGCTACACAGTTTGGTTCGGGTTGGGCCTGGCTTGCAT ATAAAGCAAATAGACTAGATGTTGGAAATGCAGTAAATCCTCGTCCATCAGAGGAGGACAACAAGCTTGTGATAGTGAAGACTCCCAATGCTGTTAATCCACTTGTCTTGGACTATTCT CCACTCCTTACCATCGATGTTTGGGAg CATGCTTACTACCTTGACTTTCAG AACCGTCGACCTGATTACATATCACTCTTCATGGAGAAGCTTGTATCATGGGAAGCAGTCAGTTCTAGACTTGAAATCGCAAAGGCCCGAGCTTCTGAAAGAGAGCAAgaggaagaaaggaagaaaagagaccAAGAGGAGAAAAAGGCAGAGAAGGAATCTGTTGAGATGTATGTTGACAGTGTTACTGATGATTCGGAGGCTGAATGA